The stretch of DNA ttattttatttttttaaagcctattacagcgctttttttaaaaagcgctgtaaaagaccttcttattttatttttttaaagcctattacagcgctgtaaaagaccttcttattttatttttttaaagcctattacagcgctgtaaaagaccttcttattttatttttttaaagcctattacagcgctttttttaaaaagcgctgtaaaagaccttcttattttattttttaaaagcctattacagcgcttttttaaaaaagcgctataaaagaccttcttattttattttttaaaagcctattacagcgttttttttaaagagcgctgtaaaagacctcattattttactttttaaaagccttttacagcgctttttttaaaaagcgctgtaaaataccttcttattttattttttaaaagtctattacagcgttttttttaaagagcgctgtaaaagacctccttattttacttttaaaagcctattacagcgcttttttaaagagcgctgtaaaagacctccttattttattttttgaaagtctattacagcgcttttttacagactttttaaagcgcttgtccaaaagcgctgtaacagacctctttatttttttttaaaaacctttttacagcgcttttccaaaaagcgctctaataggtcctttaattatgtgaaatcaaaatcttttacagtgctttttttatagcgcttgtcaaaaaagcgttgttgtatcctccgttatttttaaaatatcatacaacagcgcttgtatttaataagcgctataaaagacgcgctataaaatgtcatttttggcatagtgccttaacttaatttcaattaacattttagtcctttatctatttttttctctcgatttggtccttcattttaattttaagtgacaatttgaatttttatgttttaaaatgttaacaatgatatccttttttttttttacaaaaattcatcaaaattttcaaacaaaactcataaatttaGTTATActctttaatataaaataaacttcatcaaatttgaagctcaaatcttcaaataaactcatatttgtcattatttatttgatgttgttagagataaaatatgagtttatttaaatatttaagttatgaatttgatgaaattgcattatattgaggatgataattaattttatgggttttgtttaaaaattttgatgaaatttttgcaaaaaataaggataacattgttgacatttaaaaaaataaaagattaaagtgtcacttaaaattaaactaaaggaccaaatcggaagaaaaaaaaagataaatgactaaaacgttaactgaaattaagttaagggactacagGTGGTATTTAGCCTACTAATTACTAACATCATTGATATtagttgttgaaaaaaaaaataagttgatgcCATCCCCCCTTTTTCAGCTTGTTTTGCTAATTTGGTCAACTTTCTATTTATCTTattgattaatattaataatcaatcCCCAAACCAAAAATTTGATAAGATTTTGGCAAGTGTACAAAATCGTAAAAAAGATAGTGATTAAAATTGTCTCCACAAGAATTCTGTTTATATTTGTGATGCTTAGGagaaggaagataataatattgaatattttagaAGAGGAATGATATTGGAACACAATATTAAACACAAATACTTGTGGCCCCACACAATCTCTCTCTTCATTaaattttctcctttttttacTTTCCCccttttttttactttctctctctttttcagtattttttttcttcctctacaaaaataaacacattcatcttcattttcttccataatttctcctttatccttttattactgattttaatcaaattgtaacttgagcaacTTTATCTCCTCACTTGCAAGGTAACTTAGTACATTGTTTTgcttaaatatgaattttttttttttggattcatACACATTTTTTGGGTTCATACCTGGTTTTTCTGCTTCtggttaataatataaacattattGATTAATGAAGTACAATAGGTGAttaatgacttatttttgtctaaaaattagGGTTGTGAACTATTAATCAatcatgttaattatttttttctaaatattaagTTTCATCACTTTTAATCAATGATGTTAATCAGATTTGAATTGTTAAGTTTCATATTATGTGATTAGTAGTGTTTTAATTCTGGATCTTTCTGATTTTTTGTTTCTGGTTAATAGTGTAAATAATATTGGTTAGTGAAGTACAATAGGTGGTTAATGatcaaattgaattattttttgtagttgTTGTGTGATATTTGCACTATCAATTGAAACTTCATGGATTGTGGTACTATTGAAGATGAAGGTATCGGAGTTGACAACCTTGATGATGATGACAACGCATGTTGTTGGGAGCCTGCAACAGGGATGTGTTTTCTTGCTTAAATGAAGTCAAATCATTTTATGAAGAGTATGTTTCGAGAAAGGGTTTTGGGTGGAAGATTAGATCTTCAAAAAAAGGGCAAGATGGGGAGCTCTGCTACTTAATTTTATCATGCTCAAGAGAGGGGTCTAAAGTGTCAAAAATTGTGTGTACGTTAAAAACACTTCCAACTAAGGTAAATAATTGTCCTGCCAAGATTGTTATTAAGTT from Cicer arietinum cultivar CDC Frontier isolate Library 1 chromosome 3, Cicar.CDCFrontier_v2.0, whole genome shotgun sequence encodes:
- the LOC101493826 gene encoding protein FAR1-RELATED SEQUENCE 5-like, which translates into the protein MLLGACNRDVFSCLNEVKSFYEEYVSRKGFGWKIRSSKKGQDGELCYLILSCSREGSKVSKIVCTLKTLPTKVNNCPAKIVIKLDKDGLWHITKFEPDHTHETSPTKARLFKANKKMKLHVKRTIQINDDVGVRINKTIQPLVKDAGGHENIPFCERDVRNYVNKE